The following are encoded together in the Lathyrus oleraceus cultivar Zhongwan6 chromosome 3, CAAS_Psat_ZW6_1.0, whole genome shotgun sequence genome:
- the LOC127128097 gene encoding GDSL esterase/lipase At1g71250 — translation MKGKGILNTMVLLILVLLCFNGMVYVNSQKVPAMFVFGDSIVEVGNNNFLNTLAKSNYYPYGIDYNRVATGRFSNGRSLIDFIGNMMGVPSPPPFLDPSTTGSRILNGVNYASASGGILEESGRHYGDRLSMGRQIQNFQSTLNQYKTMMNPTELNQFLAKSLVVVVTGNNDYINNYLLPGLYASSSNYTAPEFANHMINNLARQMLALYSLGLRKIFIAGVGPLGCIPNQRATGSAPSGRCVDSVNQIVGFYNTGLRSTVEQLNRDHPGAIFAYGNTYGVLGDILNNPAAYSFSVVDRACCGFGRNRGQISCLPLQLPCLSRERYLFWDAFHPTESAVYVFAWRAVNGPPNDVYPMNIKQMSVV, via the exons ATGAAGGGAAAGGGTATATTGAATACTATGGTTCTTCTCATTCTAGTTTTGCTATGTTTTAATGGGATGGTTTATGTGAACTCCCAAAAGGTCCCTGCCATGTTTGTTTTTGGAGATTCAATTGTTGAAGTTGGTAACAACAATTTCCTTAATACCTTAGCAAAATCAAATTACTATCCATATGGTATTGATTACAACAGGGTTGCTACAGGCAGATTTTCTAATGGAAGATCCCTCATTGATTTCATTG GAAATATGATGGGTGTTCCTTCTCCTCCACCTTTTTTAGACCCCTCAACTACTGGATCCAGAATACTTAATGGAGTCAATTATGCATCAGCTTCTGGTGGCATTCTTGAGGAATCAGGAAGACACTAT GGTGATAGGCTTAGCATGGGCAGGCAAATCCAGAACTTTCAGAGCACATTGAATCAATATAAGACAATGATGAATCCAACTGAATTGAATCAATTCTTAGCCAAATCTTTAGTAGTTGTCGTGACGGGGAATAATGACTACATCAACAACTACCTCCTACCCGGACTTTATGCCAGCAGTTCCAATTATACAGCTCCAGAATTTGCCAATCATATGATCAATAATTTAGCGCGACAAATGCTG GCACTTTACAGCTTAGGATTGAGGAAGATCTTCATAGCAGGAGTTGGTCCACTTGGTTGCATTCCTAATCAAAGAGCTACTGGTTCAGCACCATCAGGAAGGTGTGTTGATTCGGTAAATCAAATTGTTGGATTTTACAATACAGGACTCAGATCAACAGTTGAGCAACTTAACAGAGATCATCCTGGTGCTATCTTTGCATATGGAAACACCTACGGTGTCTTAGGAGATATTCTCAATAACCCTGCAGCATATT CATTTAGCGTTGTTGACAGAGCTTGTTGTGGATTTGGAAGGAATAGAGGACAAATATCATGTCTTCCATTGCAATTGCCATGTTTATCAAGAGAACGATATCTGTTCTGGGATGCTTTTCACCCAACAGAATCTGCGGTTTATGTGTTTGCATGGAGAGCTGTTAATGGTCCACCAAATGACGTTTATCCCATGAATATCAAACAAATGTCTGTCGTATAG